The following proteins come from a genomic window of Salvia hispanica cultivar TCC Black 2014 chromosome 4, UniMelb_Shisp_WGS_1.0, whole genome shotgun sequence:
- the LOC125217529 gene encoding probable methyltransferase At1g29790: MGSVSLKIGDGTARFKRASVCSSAVNLLMLFSVITTNLFALYAFTYHPTSLHHHHYPKNISLISEKVSLILREIESSQKKLAQMEKDLLGYESIDLSKPNIAKELKEFLTRHQLPLGKDSRTGITEMVASVGHSCEKSTDLLSQFMNYKVNGLCPDDWSLGQRLILQGCEPLPRRRCFAKTIPKVGLQPFPVSLWSNVSEKSLSWSGIGCKNLACLNSKKLNRDCAGCFDITHGYEAQRYVKPRSKNDFHIDDVLAMSSGGVRTSFDLGGGSGTFAARMAERNLTVVTATLNVDAPFNEFIAARGLFPLYISLDARFPFYDNVFDLVHVANGLDVGGRPEKLEFLMFDIDRVVRAGGLFWLDNYYCSSEDKRKALTRLIERFGYKKLKWVVGEKVNGAGNSEVYLSAVLQKPVRS; encoded by the coding sequence ATGGGTTCAGTTTCTCTGAAAATCGGAGATGGAACTGCAAGATTCAAGAGGGCATCCGTCTGCTCCTCCGCAGTGAATCTCCTCATGCTTTTTTCAGTCATCACCACAAATCTCTTCGCTCTCTACGCTTTCACATACCACCCCACCtctctccaccaccaccactacCCCAAGAACATCTCCCTGATCTCGGAGAAAGTGAGCCTAATTCTCAGGGAGATCGAGTCCTCGCAGAAGAAGCTGGCCCAGATGGAGAAAGATCTCTTGGGCTACGAAAGCATCGATCTTTCGAAGCCCAACATCGCGAAAGAGCTCAAGGAGTTCCTCACCCGCCACCAGCTGCCGCTGGGGAAGGATTCGAGGACTGGGATCACCGAGATGGTGGCGTCTGTGGGCCATTCTTGCGAGAAATCCACCGATTTGCTGTCTCAATTCATGAATTACAAGGTCAATGGGCTCTGCCCTGACGACTGGAGCCTTGGCCAGAGGTTAATTCTTCAAGGGTGTGAGCCCTTGCCGAGGAGGAGATGCTTTGCCAAGACAATCCCTAAGGTTGGTTTGCAGCCGTTTCCTGTTTCCCTTTGGAGTAATGTTAGTGAGAAGTCACTTAGTTGGAGTGGAATAGGTTGCAAGAATCTTGCTTGTTTGAATAGTAAGAAATTGAACAGGGATTGTGCTGGTTGTTTTGATATAACTCATGGTTATGAGGCACAGAGGTATGTGAAGCCTAGAAGTAAGAATGATTTCCACATTGATGATGTGTTGGCTATGAGTAGCGGTGGGGTTAGGACAAGTTTCGATCTTGGTGGTGGATCTGGGACTTTTGCTGCTAGGATGGCTGAGAGGAATCTGACTGTGGTGACTGCCACGTTGAACGTGGATGCCCCGTTTAATGAGTTCATTGCTGCTAGGGGGCTTTTCCCCTTGTATATCAGCTTGGACGCTAGGTTCCCATTTTATGACAATGTGTTTGATTTAGTTCATGTAGCTAATGGATTGGATGTGGGGGGTCGGCCGGAGAAGCTGGAGTTTCTGATGTTTGATATTGATCGTGTGGTGAGGGCGGGGGGGCTGTTCTGGTTAGACAACTATTATTGCTCCAGTGAGGATAAGAGAAAGGCTCTCACGCGGTTGATTGAACGATTTGGTTACAAGAAGTTGAAGTGGGTTGTGGGAGAGAAGGTCAATGGTGCAGGCAACTCTGAAGTTTACTTGTCCGCTGTGCTGCAGAAACCGGTCAGGTCATAG